From Kwoniella europaea PYCC6329 chromosome 3, complete sequence, one genomic window encodes:
- a CDS encoding DNA-directed RNA polymerase I, II, and III subunit rpabc5, translating to MSLDIYTWDAYDLYSYAVRIIPVRCFSCGKVIGNLWDSYLELLAAGVDEGDALDRLQLKRYCCRRMVLTHVDLIEKLLMYNPLSRDR from the exons ATGAGCTTGGACATATATACATGGGACGCGTATGATTTGTACTCGTACGCTGTACGA ATCATCCCCGTCAGGTGCTTCTCGTGTGGTAAGGTGATAGGTAATTTGTGGGATAGTTACCTGGAGCTGTTAGCTGCTGGGGTGGATGAAGG TGATGCGTTGGACAGACTTCAATT GAAACGTTATTGTTGTCGAAGAATGGTTTTGACCCATG TCGACCTCATCGAGAAGCTGTTGATGTACAATC CACTCTCACGAGATCGATAG